In Pseudomonas sp. ADAK18, a single window of DNA contains:
- a CDS encoding AAA domain-containing protein, which produces MIRFCPNCQTERSLAELFCEGSVHEQPCGWDLSSVAIQQAGWRPQTVVTVEVAEQQTALQCSNGHPMEAGDLMCMVCDAEPATDAPAEEVPVETTSSETLIDGWRLLRQISSTDGVRERYQAEQVSDGRQAVLTLYRAGSEPDPAVYEVLRRLPREHVPEIIATGRWDDRAYEIAEELTGGTLSELGIVVTDLTAVEHIVRELGQALHAFSEAGLRHRDLRPGTLLVRSREPLDLVISGFGSARLSEFDLDIVSPLETSRYMAPEAIAGGVAAASDWWSLGMILLEQLTQGECFAGINPNAYLIHVLASGVPLPEDLDPRLDLLLRGLLARDRHQRWQWPQVQAWLAGEDVTAPASHVAEQDDAEGATIALGTRRFRKPALFALGAAETEHWPQAVDHLLRGVIVTWAEQAGLSPKLLAGLRQVAQHDGLEDDVRLMLALKLLNPEMPLIQRGEIVTPGWLLEHPLEGYRLITGPAPDLLERLSQLVSDSGENWLSRLKNRAEQVRQRALHQSIELDEEQLRIYLLSTSRARLAAQWEERQRLLPDSDHAGLLSLSDRRLISEEDLIVLLSAAIGQFRSVDGILEEAAGLARDVEVLLFDQDAARALLALPRQDIYRQVDERITGFARCGVPAVDEWAEQFRLERRMPLARALVLLAVPAEQWLEPQKQHYVAQILDFFEKKVSSAVMRGPLVRMSIGKTTARVDLQELHSERRPAAALLDHLLQRNAQSVPLDAAIFADNPGLEQRLNSLSRQSSLYKRDTGIDGLYLGFPFLLTRDPRGTTRTRIAPLLLWPVKLQLEVGSRGQVSLVFDSEREEVRLNPALEGMLGIDGCKAWRQAADEVLGRSSLKAADVMDAFGMLATSRARVLGALPPVGTEVVAYQDELACAAVFFHVTFMGQAIGEDLRQLKALPPGGTGLETALRLNGSSTEAPDQEHVPELQRFFTVASDPSQEAAVLQARMAPGLLVEGPPGTGKSQTIVNMVADAIGRQRSLLIVCQKHAALEVVHKRLVAEGLSNRIVMLNDVNRDREPVIRGVREQLEELFKTELITQPWQRQRERLAARIEALEGELDRFHQSLHKVDEHSGLSYRSLIGELIELERGEPPLEIPALRQRLAALDIADLTRLEENCAPLARFWLPARYEGSPLAQLQAFPTDKATLAAFDDSFQRFCACETARLDVLQAHPAPFEVDDPAPYRAWLDSHVQTLLALNDEQRQLLARWLPLFRADSQGESLIQEVAGLERQLQQCAADQYSPALSSPLSALANAELRTLQNNAANVIKGTSWLARLSPVRFVRRRKLLGFISESGDVAGDERLPALLAAAQLESQWRPLRAELQKLHQQLGLPAIAADSGPDLHRQSITDLNRLNEVRSLADGLRQAPRTEQVDAAVLTGERQSFETLLAQYDAAFIRHNARQNSLETLKRLADWLDAGLVRALQHAVERNQSNLLALNPLTAALPHVGAYQQFRARSGQLTEADTALFALLREYQPALEAYPAEQLDAVVRRLLNREARLGWKRNLEQQNPELMLEHSETQDKITSLAEADTQMRGLNRQLLSEGIDLSRLGTRKEWEDVTRLTGKRSRRLREFIELGANLGLMSVRPVWLMNPDVASRVLPLKAGLFDTVIYDEASQMPVEFALPTLYRGRVTVVSGDEKQMPPTAFFSSRIESDEAELFDGDMPEDQADEEQREAFEDTWNRREIKDCPDLLQLARSSLPATTLQIHYRSAYRELIGFSNASFYGNRLSIPVRHPQANILSIKPLELIRVDGVYQNQTNEQEAERVVDHLAQLWLKPYAERPSVGVVTFNRKQADLIEERLELRAEQDEAFRAAYSQERERSEDGEDMSVFVKNVENVQGDERDIIVFSSTFGRNTQGTFRRNFGVLGQTGGERRLNVAVTRARKKVVMITSMPIGDISDMLSTQRPPASPRDYLQGYLEYARALSAGEFDTSHSVLGRLLTERTQTRKQQATLGDGFTEAVAAYVQTLGWTAAPANEGDAFGLDFAIENPQTGLYALGIECDTPRHALLARARSREIWRPSVLRRAIPHIHRVSSQGWYQDVEGEKALLKAAIEQALKVVQPVQPLLDVEPAQ; this is translated from the coding sequence ATGATACGTTTTTGCCCCAACTGCCAGACCGAACGCTCCCTGGCCGAACTGTTCTGCGAAGGCAGCGTCCACGAGCAGCCATGTGGCTGGGACTTGTCCAGCGTTGCCATCCAGCAAGCCGGCTGGCGCCCGCAGACGGTGGTAACCGTCGAAGTGGCCGAGCAACAAACCGCCTTGCAGTGCAGTAATGGTCACCCGATGGAGGCCGGCGACCTGATGTGCATGGTCTGCGATGCTGAGCCTGCCACGGACGCGCCAGCCGAAGAGGTGCCGGTTGAAACTACCAGCAGCGAAACCCTGATCGACGGCTGGCGCCTGCTGCGCCAGATCAGCAGCACCGATGGCGTGCGTGAGCGCTACCAGGCCGAGCAGGTCAGCGACGGCCGTCAGGCGGTGCTGACCTTGTACCGTGCCGGCTCCGAACCCGACCCCGCGGTCTACGAAGTGCTGCGTCGCCTGCCCCGCGAACATGTGCCAGAAATCATCGCCACGGGCCGTTGGGACGACCGCGCCTATGAAATCGCCGAAGAACTCACCGGCGGCACCCTGTCCGAGTTGGGCATCGTCGTCACCGACCTGACGGCCGTTGAGCATATCGTGCGTGAACTGGGCCAGGCCCTGCACGCCTTCAGCGAAGCCGGCCTGCGCCACCGTGACCTGCGCCCGGGCACGTTGCTGGTGCGCAGCCGCGAACCGCTGGACCTGGTGATCAGCGGTTTCGGTTCGGCACGCTTGTCAGAGTTCGACCTGGACATCGTCTCGCCCCTGGAAACCAGCCGCTACATGGCTCCCGAAGCCATCGCCGGTGGCGTCGCCGCCGCGTCCGACTGGTGGAGCCTGGGGATGATCCTGTTGGAGCAATTGACCCAAGGCGAGTGCTTTGCCGGGATCAACCCCAACGCTTATCTGATTCATGTGCTGGCCAGCGGCGTGCCGTTGCCGGAAGACCTCGACCCGCGTCTCGACCTGCTACTGCGTGGCCTGCTGGCCCGTGACCGCCATCAACGCTGGCAGTGGCCGCAGGTCCAGGCCTGGCTGGCCGGTGAAGACGTAACGGCCCCGGCGTCCCATGTCGCCGAACAGGATGACGCTGAAGGCGCAACTATTGCCCTCGGCACGCGGCGCTTCCGTAAACCGGCGCTGTTTGCCCTTGGCGCTGCTGAAACTGAACACTGGCCGCAAGCGGTGGATCACCTGCTGCGCGGGGTGATTGTGACCTGGGCCGAACAGGCCGGGCTGTCACCCAAGCTGCTGGCGGGCCTGCGTCAGGTGGCCCAGCACGATGGCCTTGAAGATGACGTACGGCTGATGCTCGCGCTGAAACTGCTGAACCCGGAAATGCCGCTGATCCAGCGCGGCGAAATCGTCACCCCGGGTTGGCTGCTGGAACACCCATTGGAAGGCTACCGACTGATCACCGGCCCTGCGCCGGACCTGCTGGAACGTCTTAGCCAACTGGTCAGCGACAGCGGCGAAAACTGGCTATCGCGCCTGAAAAACCGCGCCGAGCAGGTGCGTCAACGGGCGCTGCACCAAAGCATTGAGCTGGACGAAGAACAACTGCGGATCTACCTGCTTTCCACCTCCCGCGCGCGCCTCGCCGCGCAATGGGAAGAACGCCAGCGCCTGCTGCCGGACAGCGACCATGCCGGATTACTGTCGTTGTCCGACCGTCGGCTGATCAGCGAAGAAGACCTGATCGTGCTGCTGAGCGCTGCCATCGGCCAGTTCCGCTCCGTAGACGGCATTCTCGAAGAGGCTGCGGGCCTCGCCAGGGACGTCGAGGTGCTGCTGTTTGATCAGGACGCCGCTCGAGCCTTGCTGGCGTTGCCGCGCCAGGACATCTATCGCCAGGTGGACGAGCGCATCACCGGTTTTGCCCGCTGCGGCGTGCCGGCCGTGGACGAATGGGCGGAACAGTTTCGTCTGGAACGGCGCATGCCCCTGGCCCGCGCACTGGTGTTGCTGGCGGTGCCGGCCGAACAATGGCTGGAGCCGCAAAAACAGCACTATGTGGCGCAGATCCTCGATTTCTTCGAGAAAAAGGTCTCCAGCGCGGTGATGCGCGGACCGCTGGTGCGTATGAGCATCGGCAAGACCACCGCCCGGGTTGACCTGCAAGAGTTGCACAGCGAGCGCCGCCCAGCCGCTGCGTTGCTTGATCACCTGCTGCAACGCAATGCCCAGTCGGTGCCGCTGGACGCGGCGATCTTTGCCGACAATCCCGGCTTGGAGCAGCGCCTTAACAGCCTCAGCCGGCAAAGCTCGCTGTACAAGCGCGACACGGGTATCGACGGCCTGTACCTGGGCTTCCCGTTCTTGCTGACCCGCGACCCGCGTGGCACCACCCGTACGCGCATCGCACCGTTGCTGTTATGGCCGGTGAAGTTGCAGCTGGAAGTGGGCAGCCGTGGCCAGGTGTCACTGGTGTTCGACAGTGAACGCGAAGAAGTGCGCCTCAACCCGGCCCTTGAAGGCATGCTCGGCATCGACGGCTGCAAAGCTTGGCGCCAGGCCGCCGATGAAGTACTGGGCCGCTCCTCGCTGAAAGCCGCCGATGTGATGGATGCCTTTGGCATGCTCGCCACCAGCCGCGCCCGAGTGTTGGGCGCCCTGCCCCCGGTGGGCACCGAAGTGGTGGCGTATCAGGATGAACTGGCCTGTGCGGCGGTGTTCTTCCACGTGACCTTTATGGGGCAAGCGATTGGCGAAGACCTGCGCCAGCTCAAGGCCTTGCCGCCCGGCGGCACCGGCCTGGAAACCGCACTGCGCCTCAATGGCAGCAGCACCGAAGCACCGGATCAGGAACACGTGCCGGAGTTGCAGCGCTTCTTCACCGTCGCCAGCGACCCCTCCCAGGAAGCCGCCGTACTGCAAGCGCGCATGGCCCCCGGCTTGCTGGTCGAAGGCCCGCCTGGCACCGGCAAGAGCCAGACCATCGTCAATATGGTGGCCGACGCCATTGGCCGCCAACGCAGCCTGCTGATCGTCTGCCAGAAGCACGCGGCCCTGGAAGTGGTGCATAAGCGCCTGGTGGCCGAGGGTTTGAGCAACCGCATCGTTATGCTCAATGACGTCAACCGCGACCGTGAGCCGGTGATTCGCGGGGTGCGCGAGCAGTTGGAAGAACTGTTCAAAACCGAATTGATTACCCAGCCCTGGCAGCGTCAGCGCGAACGCCTGGCCGCTCGGATTGAAGCGCTGGAAGGTGAACTGGATCGCTTCCATCAAAGCCTGCACAAGGTTGATGAGCACAGTGGCTTGAGTTATCGCAGCCTGATCGGTGAGTTGATCGAACTGGAACGCGGTGAGCCGCCGCTGGAGATTCCGGCCCTGCGCCAACGCCTGGCGGCCCTGGACATCGCCGACCTGACGCGCCTGGAAGAAAACTGCGCGCCGTTGGCCCGGTTCTGGTTGCCGGCCCGTTACGAAGGTAGCCCGCTGGCCCAGTTGCAGGCCTTCCCCACGGACAAGGCCACTTTGGCTGCGTTCGACGACAGCTTCCAGCGCTTCTGCGCCTGTGAAACCGCACGCCTGGACGTTCTGCAAGCCCACCCCGCACCGTTTGAGGTCGACGACCCAGCGCCTTATCGCGCCTGGCTCGACAGCCATGTGCAAACACTGCTGGCGCTGAATGATGAGCAACGGCAACTGTTGGCCCGCTGGTTACCGCTGTTCCGTGCCGACAGCCAGGGCGAAAGCCTGATCCAGGAAGTGGCCGGGCTTGAGCGCCAGTTGCAGCAGTGCGCCGCCGATCAGTACAGCCCTGCCTTGTCTTCGCCGTTGTCCGCGCTGGCCAATGCCGAGTTGCGTACGCTGCAAAACAACGCAGCCAACGTGATCAAGGGCACCTCCTGGCTGGCCCGCCTGAGCCCCGTACGGTTTGTGCGACGCCGCAAACTGCTGGGATTCATCAGCGAATCCGGCGATGTGGCCGGCGACGAGCGCTTGCCGGCCCTGTTGGCCGCCGCGCAGTTGGAAAGCCAGTGGCGCCCGTTGCGTGCCGAACTGCAAAAGCTGCATCAACAGCTAGGCCTGCCGGCCATCGCCGCTGACAGTGGTCCGGACCTGCATCGCCAAAGCATTACCGACCTCAATCGTCTGAACGAAGTGCGCAGCCTTGCCGACGGTCTACGCCAAGCGCCTCGTACTGAACAAGTAGATGCCGCCGTACTGACCGGCGAACGCCAGTCCTTTGAAACCCTGCTGGCCCAGTACGACGCTGCCTTCATCCGCCACAACGCGCGCCAGAACAGCCTGGAAACCCTCAAGCGCCTGGCCGATTGGCTGGACGCAGGCTTGGTGCGAGCGCTGCAACACGCCGTCGAACGCAACCAAAGCAACCTGCTGGCCCTGAATCCGCTGACTGCCGCCCTGCCCCACGTCGGCGCCTACCAGCAGTTCCGCGCCCGCTCCGGGCAACTGACCGAGGCCGATACCGCCTTGTTCGCCTTGCTGCGTGAATACCAGCCAGCCCTGGAGGCCTACCCGGCCGAACAGTTGGACGCGGTGGTCCGCCGCCTGCTCAACCGCGAAGCGCGCCTGGGCTGGAAGCGCAACCTGGAACAGCAAAACCCCGAGCTGATGCTGGAGCACAGCGAAACCCAGGACAAAATCACCAGCCTCGCCGAGGCCGATACCCAGATGCGCGGGCTCAACCGCCAGTTGCTCAGCGAGGGCATCGACCTCAGCCGTCTCGGTACGCGTAAGGAATGGGAAGACGTCACCCGCCTCACCGGCAAGCGCTCCCGGCGTTTGCGTGAGTTTATCGAGCTGGGGGCCAATCTTGGCCTGATGAGTGTGCGCCCGGTGTGGTTGATGAACCCGGACGTGGCCAGCCGCGTCCTGCCCTTGAAAGCCGGGCTGTTCGACACCGTGATCTACGACGAAGCCTCGCAGATGCCGGTGGAGTTCGCCTTGCCGACGTTGTATCGCGGTCGCGTCACGGTGGTCAGTGGTGACGAGAAACAAATGCCGCCCACCGCATTTTTCTCCAGCCGCATTGAAAGCGACGAAGCCGAGCTGTTCGACGGTGACATGCCCGAAGACCAGGCCGATGAAGAACAGCGCGAAGCCTTCGAAGACACCTGGAACCGCCGGGAAATCAAAGACTGCCCGGACCTGCTACAACTGGCCCGCAGTTCGCTGCCTGCCACCACCTTGCAGATTCACTATCGTTCGGCCTACCGCGAACTCATCGGTTTCTCCAACGCCTCGTTCTACGGCAACCGCCTGAGCATTCCGGTACGTCACCCGCAGGCCAACATCCTCAGTATCAAGCCGCTGGAGCTGATCCGCGTCGACGGTGTATACCAGAACCAGACCAACGAGCAGGAAGCCGAACGCGTCGTCGATCACTTGGCCCAGTTGTGGCTCAAGCCATATGCCGAACGCCCATCCGTGGGCGTCGTGACCTTCAACCGCAAGCAGGCGGACTTGATCGAGGAACGCCTGGAACTGCGTGCCGAGCAGGACGAAGCCTTCCGCGCTGCCTACAGCCAGGAACGCGAGCGCAGCGAAGACGGTGAAGACATGTCGGTGTTCGTCAAGAACGTCGAGAACGTGCAGGGGGATGAGCGCGACATCATCGTCTTTTCCTCGACCTTCGGCCGCAACACCCAAGGCACCTTCCGCCGCAATTTTGGTGTACTGGGGCAGACCGGTGGTGAACGCCGGTTGAACGTAGCGGTAACCCGGGCGCGCAAGAAGGTGGTCATGATCACCTCGATGCCGATCGGCGATATCTCCGACATGCTCAGTACC
- a CDS encoding 4Fe-4S cluster-binding domain-containing protein yields MKLSRVHFPVTTLGPGNRLGIWFQGCSIRCPGCISADTWGPGKHAIELEALLTDLAPWLEHADGITISGGEPFDQPDALLALLGGLRRSAHVDILVYSGHAREQLEPWLAQADGLIDALICDPFEQQQPQTLVLRGSDNQRLILLSELGRQRFAGYERPLNASDRALDLMFDDDGSIWMAGIPGRDDVLRLRDLLQSQGHQLQTSAHTSRRRLPELP; encoded by the coding sequence TTGAAGCTGTCCCGGGTGCATTTTCCGGTCACCACGTTGGGGCCAGGTAATCGCCTGGGCATCTGGTTCCAGGGCTGCAGCATCCGCTGTCCCGGCTGTATTTCTGCCGACACTTGGGGCCCGGGCAAACACGCGATCGAACTGGAGGCACTGCTGACGGATTTGGCGCCGTGGCTGGAACACGCCGACGGCATCACCATTTCCGGCGGTGAGCCCTTCGACCAGCCCGACGCCCTGCTGGCCTTGCTTGGCGGTCTGCGCCGAAGCGCCCACGTTGATATCCTGGTGTACAGCGGCCATGCCCGCGAACAGCTTGAACCTTGGCTGGCCCAGGCCGACGGTTTGATCGACGCCTTGATCTGCGACCCCTTTGAGCAACAACAGCCACAAACCCTGGTCCTGCGGGGCAGCGACAACCAACGCCTGATACTTTTAAGCGAGCTGGGCCGCCAGCGCTTCGCGGGCTATGAACGCCCGCTGAATGCCAGCGACCGGGCTCTGGATTTGATGTTCGACGACGATGGCAGCATCTGGATGGCTGGAATCCCGGGACGCGATGACGTGTTGCGCTTGCGCGACCTGTTGCAGTCCCAAGGTCACCAGCTCCAGACCAGCGCCCACACTTCACGCCGCCGTTTACCGGAATTGCCTTAA